The Bacillota bacterium genome window below encodes:
- a CDS encoding glycine cleavage system protein H, with the protein MEISGFHLPDDLYYSRDHAWVRVEGKSLRVGVTDFFQKMAGKITFIRVPRVGKVLARDATLATVQSGKWTGRIPVPAEGTVVESNLELVGRPALINEDPYGAGWIAVLAPTDAGAALAGLMRGEEVRSWLEEEIRRHGPAREG; encoded by the coding sequence GTGGAGATTTCCGGGTTCCACCTGCCGGATGACCTGTACTACAGCAGGGACCATGCCTGGGTGAGGGTGGAGGGTAAATCGTTACGGGTGGGTGTGACCGACTTCTTCCAGAAGATGGCGGGGAAGATCACCTTCATCAGGGTACCCCGCGTCGGAAAGGTCCTTGCCCGGGATGCCACCCTCGCCACGGTGCAGTCCGGCAAGTGGACGGGCAGGATTCCGGTACCGGCTGAGGGGACGGTGGTAGAGTCCAACCTGGAACTGGTGGGCAGGCCGGCCCTCATCAACGAGGACCCGTACGGGGCCGGGTGGATCGCCGTCCTCGCACCCACCGACGCGGGCGCCGCCCTCGCCGGCCTCATGCGGGGTGAGGAAGTACGCTCCTGGTTGGAGGAGGAGATCCGGCGTCATGGCCCGGCGCGCGAGGGGTAA
- a CDS encoding dihydrolipoamide acetyltransferase family protein — RIVEADVERALAERMAQFPPRKVLRRISYDGMRRTIGERLGHSHTTAVPVTLTTEADVTELLALRVRLNEGVPKRDEISVTALIVKAAAQTLKRYPRLNSSLEGDEIVEWGEIHVGVAVALEDGLLVPVVRDADQKTVGQINAEIRELARKAEKGTLGPDEVSGSTFTVTNLGMYGVDAFTPVINPPEAAILGVGRTVSRPELRDGQLVLRQVTTLSLTFDHRLVDGAPAAQFLSSLRESLERPYGLVR, encoded by the coding sequence GCCGTATCGTCGAGGCGGATGTGGAGCGAGCGCTGGCGGAGCGGATGGCCCAATTCCCGCCTCGCAAGGTCCTGCGCAGGATCTCGTACGACGGCATGCGCCGGACGATCGGAGAGCGGTTGGGGCATAGCCACACCACCGCGGTGCCCGTGACGCTGACCACCGAGGCGGACGTGACGGAACTGCTCGCCCTGCGTGTCCGTCTCAACGAGGGTGTGCCCAAGCGGGACGAGATTTCCGTCACTGCCCTTATAGTGAAGGCGGCGGCCCAGACCCTCAAGCGGTACCCGCGGCTGAACTCCTCCCTCGAGGGCGACGAGATCGTGGAATGGGGGGAGATTCATGTGGGCGTGGCAGTCGCCCTCGAGGACGGACTGCTGGTGCCCGTGGTGCGGGATGCGGACCAGAAGACCGTGGGGCAGATCAACGCCGAGATCCGCGAGCTTGCCCGCAAGGCGGAGAAGGGCACCCTGGGTCCGGACGAGGTGTCCGGTTCCACCTTCACCGTGACCAACCTGGGCATGTACGGGGTGGATGCCTTCACGCCGGTCATCAATCCCCCGGAAGCGGCCATCCTGGGGGTGGGGCGTACTGTATCGCGTCCCGAACTGAGGGACGGGCAACTGGTGCTCCGGCAGGTGACAACGCTCAGCCTCACCTTCGATCACCGCCTGGTCGACGGAGCGCCGGCCGCCCAGTTCCTGTCTTCGCTGCGGGAGTCCCTGGAGAGGCCCTACGGGCTGGTGCGCTGA
- a CDS encoding carboxymuconolactone decarboxylase family protein, with protein MEPNKLMGDFTAGLGRVGDEFPELGQAFVNLTSAALVEGELSARVKELIAVALGVFAGCEYCIAYHVHKAVEEGATREEILEAAAVAVAFGGTPAMAKVATALLACLDEVAG; from the coding sequence ATGGAACCGAACAAGCTCATGGGGGACTTTACGGCTGGTCTGGGGAGGGTCGGGGACGAATTTCCCGAACTCGGCCAGGCCTTTGTAAACCTGACCAGCGCCGCCCTGGTAGAGGGGGAGCTCAGCGCCCGGGTGAAGGAACTGATTGCGGTGGCGCTGGGGGTCTTCGCCGGGTGCGAGTACTGCATTGCCTACCACGTCCACAAGGCAGTGGAAGAGGGCGCCACGCGGGAGGAGATCCTGGAAGCGGCGGCGGTTGCAGTTGCCTTCGGGGGGACACCAGCCATGGCCAAGGTGGCGACGGCCCTCCTCGCCTGCCTGGACGAGGTGGCCGGCTGA